In Actinomadura luteofluorescens, the sequence CCACGACGGCGTCCGGCACCGCGAGGCGTCCTACGACCCGCACATCTGGCTCGACCCGAGCCGGATGGCGACCGTCGCCACCGCCCTGGGCGAGCGGCTGGCCGCCGCCGACCCCGGCCGCGCGGCCGGCTACCGCACGCGCGCCCAGACGACCGCACAGGCGCTGAACGGCCTCGACCGCGAGTTCCAGGACGGCCTGCGGTCCTGCGCGCGCCGGGAGATCGTGACCGCGCACGCCGCGTTCGGCTACCTCGCGGACCGCTACCGCCTCCGGCAGATCGCGGTCGCCGGCGTGGACCCGTCCGGCGAGCCGGCCCCGAAACGGCTCGCGGAACTGTCCCGGCTCGTCTCCTCCACCGGCGCGACCACGGTCTTCACCGAGACCCTGGCCAGTTCGAAGGTGGCCGGGAGCCTGGCGCGGGAGGCGGGCGTGCGGACGGCCGTCCTCGACCCGGCCGAGGGCGTGGCGGACGGGGCGTCCGGCGACTACCTGACGATCATGCGAGAGAACCTGCGGACCCTGCGGCCCGCGCTGGAGTGCTCATGAACGCGTCCACCGCCCCGCCGCTGGCGATGACCGGCGGCCTCGTCCGCCGCGACGGCCGCGCGGTGCTCACCGGCGTCGACCTGCGGGTGGAGGCCGGCGACGTGCTCGCCGTCCTCGGGCCGAACGGGGCGGGCAAGTCCACGCTCGTCAAGGCGCTGCTCGGGCTCGTCCCGCTGGCCGCCGGCCGGACGGAGATCTACGGCGAGCCGCCCGCGCGGTTCCGCGACTGGAGGCGGATCGGCTACGTGCCGCAGCGGCTGCCGATGGGCGGCGGCGTGCCGGCGACGGTCCGCGAGGTCGTGGCCTCCGGCCGGGTGGCCCGGCGGTCGCGCTGGCGGCCCGCGCCGCTCGCCGACCGGGCGGCCGACCGCGCCGCCGTCGACCGCGCCCTGGAGACGGTCGGGCTCAGCGGGCGGGCCCGCGACTCGGCGCACCTGCTGTCGGGCGGCCAGCAGCAGCGGGTGCTGATCGCCCGCGCCCTCGCCGGCGAGCCCGACGCGTTCGTGATGGACGAGCCGACCGCCGGCGTGGACGCGGGCAGCCAGGCGGCGCTCGCGTCGGCGCTGCACGGGCTGGCCCGCGCCGGGCGCACGGTCGTCCTCGTCGCGCACGAGCTCGGGCCGATGGAGCCGCTCGTCACCCGCACGGTCGAACTCGGGCACGGCCGCGTCGTCCGCGAGACCGCCCGGCAGACACTCGAAAGGCCCGCGTGACCGAGATGCTGCAGTACGACTTCATGCGCGTCGCCCTGGTGATGGCGGTGCTCATCGGGCTGACCGCCCCCGCCGTGGGGACGTTCGTCGTCCAGCGCAGGCTGTCCCTGCTCGGCGACGGCGTCGGCCACATCGCGCTGACCGGCATCGGGCTGGGGCTGCTCACCAGCACCTCCCCCGTCCTCGGCGCGCTGGTGGTGTCGGTGCTCGGCGCCGTCGCGATCGAGGTGCTGCGAGCGCGCAGCCGCAGCGGCGCGGACGTCGTGCTCGCCCTGCTGTTCTACGGCGGGCTGGCGGGCGGGGTCATCCTGACCAGCGTCGACGGCGGCGGCTCTGCGGGCCTGCAGTCCTACCTGTTCGGCTCGATCAGCAGCGTGACGGTGAACGACCTGTACGTCGTCGCGGGGCTCGCCGCGGTCGTGCTGGCGATCGTCGCGGTGTTCGGGCGCGAGCTGTTCCTGCTCTGCCAGGACGAGGAGGTCGCGCGGGCGGCGGGGCTGCCCGTCCGGTTCCTCAGCGTGCTGATCGCCGCGACCGCCGCGGTCACGGTGGTGATCTCGATGCGCGCGATCGGGCTGCTGCTCGTCAGCGCGCTGATGGTCGTCCCCGTGGCGGCGGCGCAGCAGCTCACGCGGGGATTCTGGAGCACGATGCTGGGCGCGATGGGGATCGGTGTACTGTCGGCCGTGGCGGGCCTGGCGGGTTCCTTCCAGTACGATCTTCCCCCGGGCCCCTCGATCGTGTTGCTGGCGCTCGCGGTGTTCGTGGCCGCGGTCGCCGGGGGCTCGGTGGTGCGCCGCAGGCGCTCCCGCGCCGCGGCCGGAGCCGTCGCCGCGGGGGACGCAGGGCCCGGCGCCCCGCCGCGCGTGGATGCCGAGGCGGAGGTGCTGAGGGGATGACGACGGCCCGCCGGGACGCGGTACGGCAGGTGCTGGCCGGCTGCGAGGGGTTCCGCAGCGCCCAGGACATCTACGCCGACCTGCGCGCCGACGGTTCCAAGATCGGCCTCACCACCGTCTACCGGGCGCTGCAGGCGCTCAGCGACGCGGGCGAGGTCGACGTGCTGCGCACCGACGAGGGCGAGGCCGTGTACCGCGCCTGCCGCACCGAGCAGCACCACCACCACCTGGTCTGCCGCGACTGTGGCCGGACGGTCGAGGTCGAGGGGCCGGCCGTGGAGCGCTGGGCGGACACGATCGCCGCCGAGCACGGCTTCGTCGACATCACCCACACCGTCGAGGTCTTCGGGACGTGCGCGAACTGCGCCGCGAAGCCGTCCTGAAGCCCGAAAACCCCCCGCGCCCGCAGGTCCCGGCCCGAAGCCGCTCCTGAACTCGGACAAGCCCGGTATTTCACACGCTCCGTAGGCAATTCTTGTCAAATTGCTACATCTACTTCCCAGTAGCCCTATGTCATAAATGTCCCGTCGCCACGGCGGGCCCGACGGAGGGTCCTCGGGGGAGCGTGGCGCCCGCACGAGAGGGCGTTCATGACAAGACGGGCGTTCACCAGCCGAAGGATCACGCTCCTGGCCTCGGCGACGTTGCTCGCGTCGGCCGCCACCGCGCTCCCCGCCTCCGCGCGGCAGCCGGCGTCCCCACCGGGTCCGCGCGCCGCCGCCGAGCACGCGCTCCGCGCGCTCACCGGCCGCGCCGCCGAGGTGCGCGGCGGCGACGGGCAGGCGTTCCAGGTCGTCGGGGTCGGTCTCGACCGCGACGGTACCTCGCACACCCGCATGACCCGCACCTACGACGGCCTGCCCGTCCTCGGCGGCGACATCGTCGTCCACGAGACGGCGGCCGGGACGTGGCGCGGCACCAGCCTCACCCTCGCCAAGGCGCCGTCGGACTCCAGCCCGGAGGTCTCCGCCAAGACCGCCCAGAAGCGCGCCGCCACCAAGAGCCGCAAGGCCGACGGCTCCCCCGCGCTCGTCGTGGAGTCCCGCACCGCCGACCACGCGCCCCGCCTCGCCTGGCGCGTCCAGACCGTCGGGAAGAAGGCCGACGGGACGCCCAGCCGCGTCTTCACCTCGGTGGACGCCGCGACCGGCAAGGTCCTGCTGCGCGAGGAGACGATCAAGACCGAGGCGGGCGACGGCAAGTCCCTCTACACCGGCACGGTCCCGCTCCAGACGACGCTGTCCGGCAGCACCTACCAGCTGAAGGACCCGACGCGCGGCAACACCTACACCGGGGACGCCCAGAACGACACCGACCTGTGCTTCCTCAGCTGGTGCTTCCACCGGGCCCCCGCCACGCTGTTCACCGACGCCGACAACCACTGGGGCAGCGGCACCACGTCCGACCGCGCCACCGTCGCCGTGGACGCCCAGTTCGGCACCAACGAGACCTGGGACTTCTACAAGAACGTCTTCGGCCGCACCGGCATCGCGGGCGACGGCAAGGGCTCCTACAACCGCGTCCACTACGGCAGCGGCTACGCCAACGCCTTCTGGGACGACTCGTGCTTCTGCATGACCTACGGCGACGGTGACGGAAGCCAGCTCGGCCCGCTCACGTCCCTGGACGTGGCCGCGCACGAGATGAGCCACGGCGTCACCAGCTCCACCGCGAACCTCACCTACAGCGGGGAGTCCGGCGGGCTGAACGAGGCGACGTCCGACATCATGGCCGCCGCCGTGGAGTTCTACGCCAACAACTCGGGCGACGTCGGCGACTACCTGGTGGGCGAGGAGGTCGTCCTGCCCGGCTTCGGCAAGCCCGCGCTGCGCTTCATGGACAAGCCCAGCAAGGACGGCAGCTCCGCCGACTCCTGGTCGACCGGCACCAAGAACCTCGACGTGCACTACTCCTCGGGCGTCGCCAACCACTTCTACTACCTGCTGTCCGAGG encodes:
- a CDS encoding metal ABC transporter substrate-binding protein, whose product is MPPLRAALRTAPAALALAGLAAALTGCAGADADVPPGRTAVVASFYPMAWLAEEVGGGDVHVRTLTRPGTEPHDLELTARQVANVQDADYALYVRGVQPAVDDAVRKHAKGRSLDAASLVPKLPPPGETDDEEAHDGVRHREASYDPHIWLDPSRMATVATALGERLAAADPGRAAGYRTRAQTTAQALNGLDREFQDGLRSCARREIVTAHAAFGYLADRYRLRQIAVAGVDPSGEPAPKRLAELSRLVSSTGATTVFTETLASSKVAGSLAREAGVRTAVLDPAEGVADGASGDYLTIMRENLRTLRPALECS
- a CDS encoding metal ABC transporter ATP-binding protein produces the protein MNASTAPPLAMTGGLVRRDGRAVLTGVDLRVEAGDVLAVLGPNGAGKSTLVKALLGLVPLAAGRTEIYGEPPARFRDWRRIGYVPQRLPMGGGVPATVREVVASGRVARRSRWRPAPLADRAADRAAVDRALETVGLSGRARDSAHLLSGGQQQRVLIARALAGEPDAFVMDEPTAGVDAGSQAALASALHGLARAGRTVVLVAHELGPMEPLVTRTVELGHGRVVRETARQTLERPA
- a CDS encoding M4 family metallopeptidase, encoding MTRRAFTSRRITLLASATLLASAATALPASARQPASPPGPRAAAEHALRALTGRAAEVRGGDGQAFQVVGVGLDRDGTSHTRMTRTYDGLPVLGGDIVVHETAAGTWRGTSLTLAKAPSDSSPEVSAKTAQKRAATKSRKADGSPALVVESRTADHAPRLAWRVQTVGKKADGTPSRVFTSVDAATGKVLLREETIKTEAGDGKSLYTGTVPLQTTLSGSTYQLKDPTRGNTYTGDAQNDTDLCFLSWCFHRAPATLFTDADNHWGSGTTSDRATVAVDAQFGTNETWDFYKNVFGRTGIAGDGKGSYNRVHYGSGYANAFWDDSCFCMTYGDGDGSQLGPLTSLDVAAHEMSHGVTSSTANLTYSGESGGLNEATSDIMAAAVEFYANNSGDVGDYLVGEEVVLPGFGKPALRFMDKPSKDGSSADSWSTGTKNLDVHYSSGVANHFYYLLSEGSGAKTINGVSYNSPTSNGSTVTGIGRDAATKIWYRALTTYMTSSTNYAGARTATLNAAKDLYGAGSTQYNTVAAAWSAVNVS
- a CDS encoding Fur family transcriptional regulator; amino-acid sequence: MTTARRDAVRQVLAGCEGFRSAQDIYADLRADGSKIGLTTVYRALQALSDAGEVDVLRTDEGEAVYRACRTEQHHHHLVCRDCGRTVEVEGPAVERWADTIAAEHGFVDITHTVEVFGTCANCAAKPS
- a CDS encoding metal ABC transporter permease, with the translated sequence MTEMLQYDFMRVALVMAVLIGLTAPAVGTFVVQRRLSLLGDGVGHIALTGIGLGLLTSTSPVLGALVVSVLGAVAIEVLRARSRSGADVVLALLFYGGLAGGVILTSVDGGGSAGLQSYLFGSISSVTVNDLYVVAGLAAVVLAIVAVFGRELFLLCQDEEVARAAGLPVRFLSVLIAATAAVTVVISMRAIGLLLVSALMVVPVAAAQQLTRGFWSTMLGAMGIGVLSAVAGLAGSFQYDLPPGPSIVLLALAVFVAAVAGGSVVRRRRSRAAAGAVAAGDAGPGAPPRVDAEAEVLRG